One genomic region from Listeria monocytogenes encodes:
- a CDS encoding FAD-dependent oxidoreductase has translation MKFNSMFSPIDIGPMKVPNRFVVSPMCNNYANTDGTLSDTSLAYYKERALGGFGLITFEATVVDVRAKGGANKACLYSDHQIASFKRVIDVCHDAGAKISVQLQHAGPEGNSKVSGYPLRAASAIASAAGRNTPEAISREELYELIELYGEAALRAKKAGADAVEVHCAHGYLVSSFLSARTNKRVDEFGGCFENRMRLPRLIIESIRKRVGHSIAILCRINSTDGVDGGLSVQDSATVAAYLEDCGLDGLHVSRSVHIRDEYMWAPTVLHAGFSSDLVTQIKRAVSIPVITVGRFTEPHYAELMVREGRADLVAFGRQSLADPETPNKAAAGKLDELLPCIACLQGCVANMYAGKPITCLVNPLLGRESEAYLPKTPSKKVVVIGGGVGGLYAGWMAGSRGHDVTVYEASDMIGGQMRLAAYPPGKGDLTNMVRSYIKKCEQFDVEIKTNTPVTPELIQEVAPDAVIIATGATPLVLPIPGIEDAGLIHAVDLLDGKEKCGQKVLVVGGGMVGSETAAFLGEAGHDVTVVELRDEVGADVISEHRKFLMRDFDEYKIKSVTNAKVTSFFEDGVTYSLADNKEHRIDGFDSVVLAMGSRAYNPLEETIKKIVPETYVIGDAIRARRALDATKEALDAVLQL, from the coding sequence TTGAAATTTAATTCGATGTTTTCACCTATTGATATCGGGCCGATGAAAGTGCCTAACAGATTTGTCGTATCACCAATGTGCAACAACTATGCAAATACAGATGGAACTTTATCAGACACTTCCCTTGCTTACTATAAAGAACGAGCACTTGGAGGGTTCGGGCTTATTACTTTTGAAGCAACGGTTGTAGATGTACGCGCAAAAGGTGGCGCAAATAAAGCTTGCCTATATAGTGATCATCAAATTGCTAGTTTTAAACGAGTGATTGATGTATGTCACGATGCTGGAGCAAAAATTTCTGTTCAGTTACAGCACGCTGGACCAGAAGGAAATTCCAAAGTATCTGGTTATCCTTTAAGAGCAGCCTCAGCGATTGCCTCGGCTGCAGGGCGAAATACTCCAGAAGCCATTTCGCGAGAAGAACTTTATGAGTTGATTGAACTTTACGGAGAAGCTGCCTTACGAGCAAAAAAAGCTGGTGCTGATGCAGTTGAAGTTCACTGTGCACACGGTTATTTAGTAAGTAGTTTCTTATCGGCACGGACAAACAAACGTGTAGATGAATTCGGCGGCTGTTTTGAAAATAGAATGCGATTACCTCGACTTATCATTGAAAGTATTCGTAAACGTGTTGGTCATTCTATTGCAATTCTTTGCCGAATTAATAGTACTGACGGTGTCGACGGTGGATTAAGTGTTCAAGACAGCGCGACGGTTGCAGCTTATTTGGAAGATTGTGGTTTGGATGGTTTACATGTCTCTCGCAGTGTTCATATTCGCGATGAATACATGTGGGCGCCAACCGTCTTGCATGCTGGATTTAGCTCTGATCTTGTAACGCAAATTAAACGCGCTGTTTCTATCCCAGTAATTACTGTGGGTCGTTTCACAGAGCCGCATTACGCGGAATTAATGGTTCGTGAAGGCCGTGCTGACTTGGTTGCTTTCGGGCGTCAGTCTTTAGCAGATCCAGAGACACCAAACAAAGCTGCAGCAGGAAAACTAGACGAGTTACTTCCTTGTATTGCTTGTCTTCAAGGTTGTGTGGCTAACATGTACGCCGGAAAACCAATTACTTGTTTAGTAAATCCGTTACTTGGACGTGAATCCGAAGCTTATTTACCTAAAACTCCAAGTAAAAAAGTAGTTGTCATTGGTGGTGGTGTCGGCGGGCTTTATGCTGGATGGATGGCTGGATCCCGAGGTCATGATGTGACAGTTTATGAAGCATCAGATATGATTGGCGGTCAAATGCGCTTAGCTGCCTATCCTCCTGGTAAAGGCGACTTAACAAACATGGTTCGAAGTTACATCAAAAAGTGTGAACAGTTCGATGTCGAAATTAAAACAAACACACCAGTAACACCAGAACTTATTCAAGAAGTTGCCCCAGATGCCGTCATTATTGCAACTGGCGCCACTCCACTTGTTTTGCCGATTCCAGGTATTGAGGATGCTGGACTTATTCACGCAGTCGACTTACTTGATGGGAAAGAGAAATGTGGTCAAAAAGTACTCGTAGTTGGCGGCGGTATGGTTGGTAGTGAAACAGCTGCATTTTTAGGTGAAGCTGGTCATGATGTCACAGTTGTAGAACTTCGCGATGAAGTCGGAGCAGACGTTATTTCTGAACACCGTAAATTCCTGATGCGTGATTTCGATGAATATAAAATCAAAAGTGTTACGAATGCAAAAGTAACAAGTTTCTTTGAAGACGGGGTAACCTATTCCCTAGCGGATAACAAAGAACACCGAATTGACGGATTTGACTCTGTGGTTCTAGCAATGGGATCAAGAGCTTATAATCCACTAGAAGAAACTATTAAGAAAATCGTACCTGAAACCTATGTTATCGGTGATGCTATTCGTGCACGTCGGGCACTGGATGCAACGAAAGAAGCACTAGACGCTGTATTACAATTATAA
- a CDS encoding low molecular weight phosphatase family protein, with translation MTQKLIYFLSQTHIRSAIAEAWAKRLSLSNVKFISGSWHKSKSTPFIAEALNEFAIEPPESLSYSPSSELLADADLIVTIYDSAHETAPKFPANIQEKIIYWDIDDPEQEIALPQKWASYQEVCDNIALSVKNLEHVLIEA, from the coding sequence ATGACGCAAAAGCTGATCTACTTTTTATCACAAACGCATATTCGAAGTGCCATTGCTGAAGCTTGGGCGAAAAGACTTTCACTTAGCAATGTCAAATTCATTAGCGGTTCTTGGCATAAATCTAAATCAACACCGTTTATTGCAGAAGCGTTAAATGAGTTTGCAATCGAGCCACCTGAAAGTTTGTCTTATTCACCTAGTTCAGAATTACTGGCAGATGCTGATCTCATTGTAACAATTTATGATTCTGCACATGAAACTGCACCAAAATTTCCAGCTAACATACAAGAAAAAATTATTTATTGGGACATTGATGATCCAGAACAAGAAATAGCGTTACCCCAAAAATGGGCGAGTTATCAAGAAGTATGTGATAACATTGCCTTATCAGTAAAAAATTTAGAGCACGTATTGATAGAGGCTTAG
- a CDS encoding sugar phosphate isomerase/epimerase family protein: MTNANGNLKKCPITISSYTLGTEVSFPKRVKVAAENGFDGIGLRAENYVDALAAGLTDEDMLRILDEHNMKVTEVEYITQWGTAEDRTAEQQKKEQTTFHMARLFGVKHINCGLLEKIPEEQIIVALGELCDRAEELIIGLEFMPYSGVADLQAAWRVAEACGRDNAQLICDTWHWARANQTAESIKNVPADRIVSIQLCDVHETPYKELREESLHDRLAPGEGYGDTVGFAKILKEHGVNPRVMGVEVISDSMVATGLEYAALKVYNATKKVLDEAWPEISPR, translated from the coding sequence ATGACAAATGCAAATGGCAATCTAAAAAAATGCCCCATCACGATTAGCTCTTACACACTAGGAACGGAGGTATCTTTTCCTAAACGAGTGAAAGTCGCTGCGGAAAATGGTTTTGACGGAATTGGCTTGCGTGCAGAAAATTATGTAGATGCACTAGCTGCCGGATTAACCGATGAAGACATGTTGCGGATTTTAGACGAGCATAACATGAAAGTAACAGAAGTGGAGTACATAACCCAGTGGGGAACTGCCGAAGATCGTACAGCAGAACAACAAAAGAAAGAGCAAACAACTTTCCACATGGCGCGATTATTTGGCGTCAAACATATTAATTGTGGTTTGCTTGAAAAAATCCCTGAGGAACAAATCATTGTCGCGCTTGGTGAATTATGTGACCGCGCAGAAGAATTAATTATTGGTTTAGAATTTATGCCATATAGCGGTGTAGCAGACTTACAAGCAGCTTGGCGAGTAGCAGAAGCATGCGGACGAGATAACGCGCAACTTATTTGTGACACATGGCACTGGGCTAGAGCAAATCAAACAGCTGAATCTATCAAAAATGTTCCCGCTGATCGGATTGTTTCTATCCAACTATGCGATGTCCACGAAACACCTTACAAAGAACTTCGTGAAGAATCACTTCATGATCGTTTAGCTCCTGGAGAAGGATACGGAGATACGGTCGGTTTTGCAAAAATTTTAAAAGAGCATGGTGTAAATCCACGTGTGATGGGAGTTGAAGTTATTTCAGACTCTATGGTAGCAACTGGTTTAGAGTATGCCGCTCTTAAAGTATACAATGCCACGAAAAAAGTATTAGACGAAGCATGGCCAGAGATTTCTCCACGCTAA
- a CDS encoding cation diffusion facilitator family transporter, translating to MDGYNDLKKAEKAAFLSIFAYLFLAVLKIVAGQLGNSDALLADGLNNTTDIVASVALLIGLRISRIPPDADHSYGHRRTETISSLIASIIMFLVGVQVIWSSIVHIIEKEFATPSMLTAVVALFSGVFMYAIYLYNHQLAKKLDSQAVRAAAYDNRSDAFVSFGAFIGIIGAVLGVPWLDSVTAFLVGILIVYTAIKIFYDAAHTLTDGFDVSKLETIHDLIASVPDVKKVIDIKARMNGNRIWIDATIAVDPELNVVKSHEITEIVEQKIRNEYEGAFTLVHIEPFFE from the coding sequence ATGGATGGATACAACGATTTAAAAAAGGCTGAAAAAGCGGCATTTTTGAGTATATTTGCCTATTTATTTCTAGCGGTTTTAAAAATAGTTGCTGGGCAATTAGGAAACTCTGATGCCTTACTTGCAGATGGTTTGAATAATACGACTGATATTGTTGCTTCTGTTGCGCTTTTAATTGGCCTTAGAATTTCTCGTATTCCGCCTGATGCAGATCATTCATACGGACACCGACGAACAGAAACTATCAGCTCTTTAATCGCATCTATCATTATGTTTCTCGTTGGTGTGCAAGTTATTTGGAGTTCGATTGTTCACATTATCGAAAAAGAATTTGCAACACCCTCAATGTTAACCGCTGTTGTCGCTCTTTTTTCTGGTGTATTTATGTATGCTATTTATTTATATAATCATCAGCTTGCGAAAAAACTTGATAGCCAAGCAGTGCGAGCTGCTGCATATGATAATCGTTCGGATGCCTTTGTTAGTTTTGGTGCATTTATCGGGATTATCGGCGCGGTTCTTGGTGTTCCTTGGCTTGACTCCGTGACAGCCTTTTTGGTCGGTATTTTGATTGTTTATACTGCTATCAAAATTTTCTATGATGCTGCACATACATTGACAGATGGTTTCGATGTTTCTAAGCTAGAAACTATTCATGATTTAATTGCTTCTGTACCTGATGTCAAAAAAGTAATTGACATTAAAGCACGAATGAACGGAAATAGGATTTGGATTGATGCAACTATCGCTGTGGATCCTGAATTAAATGTAGTTAAAAGTCATGAAATTACCGAAATTGTTGAACAAAAAATTCGCAACGAATACGAAGGTGCATTCACTTTAGTTCATATTGAACCATTTTTTGAATAA
- a CDS encoding penicillin-binding protein 1A → MDKFKQQLIKYLKLFFGFIGKWLNKGWQKFRRFWKNKHIGKIFLLAGLVFLLSFIIYLVIVAKSADIDALKKGLESATIIYDKDGDKAGELSSTDATFVSIDKISKNLQNAVVSIEDRKFYEHKGFDLKGIARAGVNLVTSGGISGGGSTITQQLAKNALLTQEQTFTRKAKEIFMAREIEKTYSKDEIMEMYLNRSYFGNGEWGVENASLKYFGKSAADLNIPEAATIAGLLQAPSAYDPYQHIDKATNRRNMVLNAMVETGTISKAEGDKYKATKIVLNDQSKDPLANKYPWYVDAVINEAVNEADITQDEIMQKGYKIYTELDQNYQTSLENVYNNDGLFPSNANDGTLVQSGAVLMDPATGGIRALVGGRGEHVFRGFNRATQMKAQPGSTMKPLAVYTPALQSGYDVDSMLKDEKITYKGNYTPTNVGGVYSGEVPMYKAVANSINAPAVWLLDQIGIDKGVKSVEKFGITVPEKDRTLGLALGGMSKGASPVEMATAYATFANNGAKPESHIITKIVDPSGNTVYENVPKTKQIISETVSNEMTSMLLDVINTGTGQSAAVSGHEMAGKTGSTQVPFDDTSGTKDQWFVGYTPNLVGAVWMGYDKTDKEHYLTTTSSAGVSSLAHYVMNSGLQYQKSADFSTKSAAQETAAKKEEEEKEKNSGSDFWSGVKEKADEAGETIKKGADKVKEFGGKVSDGIGNLIDSIGN, encoded by the coding sequence ATGGACAAATTCAAACAGCAACTTATTAAATACTTAAAATTATTCTTTGGTTTTATAGGGAAATGGCTTAACAAAGGATGGCAAAAATTTAGACGCTTCTGGAAAAACAAACATATCGGAAAGATTTTTTTACTAGCTGGACTTGTATTTTTATTAAGTTTTATTATTTATCTTGTAATAGTAGCAAAGTCTGCCGACATAGACGCGCTTAAAAAAGGTTTAGAGTCAGCCACAATTATTTATGACAAAGATGGCGACAAGGCCGGGGAACTTTCTTCTACTGACGCAACATTTGTATCCATCGATAAAATATCTAAAAACTTACAAAATGCAGTAGTTTCCATTGAAGATAGAAAATTTTATGAACATAAAGGTTTTGACTTGAAAGGAATAGCTCGGGCTGGTGTTAATTTAGTCACTAGCGGAGGAATTTCTGGTGGCGGTAGTACGATTACGCAGCAACTCGCCAAAAATGCTCTGCTGACACAAGAACAAACCTTCACACGAAAAGCCAAAGAAATATTTATGGCTCGTGAAATCGAAAAAACCTACTCAAAAGACGAAATTATGGAAATGTACTTAAACCGTTCTTACTTTGGTAATGGGGAGTGGGGAGTAGAAAATGCCTCCTTAAAATATTTTGGTAAATCAGCAGCAGACTTAAACATACCAGAAGCTGCGACAATTGCTGGATTGCTTCAAGCTCCAAGTGCGTATGACCCTTACCAACATATCGACAAAGCGACTAATCGCCGCAACATGGTATTAAATGCAATGGTCGAAACAGGCACAATTTCAAAAGCAGAAGGCGATAAATACAAAGCTACAAAAATAGTTTTAAATGATCAATCAAAAGATCCGCTTGCGAATAAATACCCATGGTACGTTGATGCAGTTATTAATGAGGCTGTAAATGAAGCAGATATAACGCAAGATGAAATCATGCAAAAAGGATATAAAATCTATACGGAATTAGATCAAAATTATCAAACTTCCTTAGAAAATGTTTACAACAATGATGGGCTATTCCCTTCTAATGCAAATGATGGCACATTAGTTCAATCAGGAGCTGTTTTAATGGACCCAGCTACTGGTGGAATTAGAGCGCTTGTTGGTGGACGCGGAGAGCATGTTTTCCGTGGCTTTAACAGAGCGACACAGATGAAAGCACAACCAGGCTCCACGATGAAGCCACTCGCGGTATACACACCAGCGCTTCAATCAGGTTATGACGTGGATTCAATGCTAAAAGATGAAAAAATAACCTACAAAGGTAACTATACACCAACCAATGTTGGCGGCGTTTATAGTGGAGAAGTTCCAATGTATAAAGCTGTAGCCAACTCGATTAATGCCCCTGCCGTTTGGTTACTTGATCAAATTGGTATCGATAAAGGCGTAAAATCTGTCGAAAAATTTGGTATTACAGTTCCAGAAAAAGATAGAACGCTCGGGCTTGCACTCGGTGGTATGAGTAAAGGTGCTTCGCCAGTAGAAATGGCAACAGCGTATGCAACCTTTGCTAACAACGGTGCCAAACCAGAATCTCATATTATTACTAAAATTGTCGATCCATCAGGGAATACAGTATATGAAAATGTTCCAAAAACTAAACAAATCATTTCAGAAACAGTATCTAATGAAATGACTTCCATGCTTTTAGATGTTATCAATACAGGGACTGGTCAAAGTGCAGCTGTTTCCGGTCACGAAATGGCTGGAAAAACTGGTTCCACGCAAGTTCCATTTGATGATACAAGCGGTACAAAAGATCAATGGTTTGTAGGCTACACACCAAACCTAGTCGGAGCCGTTTGGATGGGATATGATAAAACTGACAAAGAGCATTATCTAACTACAACCAGTTCTGCTGGTGTTTCTAGTTTGGCTCACTACGTAATGAATAGTGGTTTGCAGTATCAGAAATCCGCAGACTTTAGTACGAAGAGTGCCGCACAAGAAACTGCAGCGAAAAAAGAAGAGGAAGAAAAAGAAAAGAACAGTGGTAGCGACTTTTGGAGTGGCGTGAAAGAAAAAGCCGATGAAGCTGGAGAAACAATCAAAAAAGGCGCCGATAAAGTAAAAGAATTCGGTGGAAAAGTTTCTGATGGTATTGGAAACTTAATCGATTCGATAGGTAATTAA
- a CDS encoding PLDc N-terminal domain-containing protein — MDKTQIALIIPVILLYLALLLTAIIDLTKNWNERKNPVIWLVVIIVINIFGPIAYFIFGRKEEGN, encoded by the coding sequence TTGGATAAAACACAAATTGCATTAATTATACCCGTAATTCTTCTCTATTTAGCTTTATTATTAACAGCTATTATTGACTTAACAAAAAACTGGAATGAACGAAAAAATCCGGTTATCTGGCTAGTTGTTATTATCGTTATCAACATTTTTGGCCCAATTGCCTACTTTATTTTTGGCCGAAAAGAGGAAGGTAACTAA
- a CDS encoding ABC transporter permease, with protein MTHFNALLAKEWLEQRRSLKIIWLPIVFALLGLTQPLMMYFLPEILKAVGTGAETEQVVALMGNQSAQEVMAQTLGSQFDQIGIIIIIVVAMACIQNDRTRGMLAFIMTRPVSAVEYVLSKWVMQCVVGLSSLLIGYVLAAYYTYFLFGELAINSLVEGFFVYAVWFIFVISLVVFASSIFDSNAVVAMISVFIAIVLGLISGLGGWIQIFNPAYLSKNATMLIMSGKTMDYFIPTILITAAWIILLVGLTVLMIKIKALPKTE; from the coding sequence ATGACACATTTTAATGCTTTATTAGCAAAAGAATGGCTGGAACAACGTCGAAGTTTAAAAATTATCTGGCTTCCGATTGTATTCGCACTTCTTGGGCTCACACAACCACTAATGATGTATTTTTTACCAGAAATTCTAAAAGCAGTTGGCACAGGGGCGGAAACGGAGCAGGTAGTTGCACTAATGGGGAATCAATCAGCTCAGGAAGTGATGGCACAAACACTAGGCTCCCAGTTTGATCAAATTGGTATTATCATTATCATCGTTGTTGCGATGGCTTGTATTCAAAATGACCGAACAAGAGGTATGTTGGCATTTATTATGACAAGGCCAGTGAGCGCTGTGGAATACGTGTTATCGAAATGGGTAATGCAATGTGTGGTGGGGTTAAGTTCGCTTTTAATCGGCTATGTCTTGGCTGCTTACTATACGTACTTTCTATTTGGAGAATTAGCGATTAATTCATTAGTTGAGGGATTTTTTGTGTATGCCGTTTGGTTTATTTTTGTTATTAGTTTGGTGGTTTTTGCGAGCTCAATTTTTGATAGTAATGCCGTTGTTGCAATGATTAGTGTCTTTATAGCGATTGTTTTAGGACTAATCAGTGGACTTGGTGGCTGGATTCAAATATTTAATCCGGCGTATTTAAGTAAAAATGCGACTATGCTTATTATGTCCGGTAAGACGATGGATTATTTTATTCCCACAATTTTGATTACTGCAGCCTGGATTATCTTACTTGTAGGCTTGACTGTTCTAATGATTAAAATAAAAGCACTTCCAAAAACGGAATAG
- a CDS encoding LysR family transcriptional regulator: MNLHHLRYFVTLAHMEHYTKAAEKLLITQPSLSHAISSLEQELGIPLFEKEGRNIGLSKAGKVFLDYVEESLDMIDAGVATTKKAANGEGQIDLAFLQTLGTSLIPKLVQEFLQTEPEKQIDFIFHTGVSIDIIQGLKEKKFDIGICSKLENERNIHFTPIAKQELVLIVPKSHPLADKDWIDLIETVDYPHIAFSKKSGLRPIIDDLFRKIGADYQIAYEIEVDQVIAGMVAQNFGIAVVPNMPILNYVDVKVLPIRSPNWERFFYLAVAKNQTLTPAAEKFKQFMLAHRI, encoded by the coding sequence ATGAATTTACACCATTTACGATACTTCGTCACACTGGCGCACATGGAGCATTACACAAAAGCAGCTGAAAAATTGCTGATTACACAGCCTAGTTTAAGTCACGCAATTTCCTCATTAGAGCAAGAACTAGGTATCCCTTTATTTGAAAAAGAAGGGCGGAATATAGGTTTAAGTAAGGCTGGGAAAGTATTTCTTGATTATGTGGAAGAGTCTTTAGATATGATTGACGCGGGAGTTGCAACGACTAAGAAAGCGGCAAATGGGGAAGGGCAGATTGACTTGGCCTTCTTGCAAACACTTGGCACATCACTAATACCAAAGCTTGTTCAAGAATTCCTCCAAACTGAACCAGAAAAACAAATTGATTTTATTTTCCATACGGGTGTTTCGATTGATATCATTCAAGGCCTGAAAGAAAAGAAATTTGATATTGGTATTTGTTCCAAACTTGAAAATGAAAGAAATATTCACTTTACGCCAATTGCCAAACAAGAATTAGTCCTCATTGTCCCCAAAAGTCATCCGCTCGCTGATAAAGACTGGATTGATTTAATCGAAACTGTAGATTATCCGCATATCGCTTTCTCGAAAAAAAGTGGTTTGCGTCCAATTATCGATGATTTATTCAGAAAAATTGGTGCCGATTATCAAATCGCTTATGAAATTGAAGTGGATCAAGTCATTGCCGGGATGGTCGCACAAAACTTTGGGATTGCTGTAGTTCCGAACATGCCGATTTTAAATTATGTGGATGTCAAAGTCTTACCAATTAGAAGCCCAAACTGGGAGCGGTTCTTTTATCTTGCGGTCGCGAAAAACCAAACACTAACGCCTGCAGCTGAGAAGTTTAAGCAATTTATGTTAGCACATCGTATATAA
- a CDS encoding ABC transporter ATP-binding protein: MKKLEIQGLKKKYNGKWVIKGIDLTINEKECVALIGPNGAGKSTMINMIVQILTQDEGQITLDGESAKLVREKIGFLPQYPEFYGWMSATECLHFMGKLSNMEKTDLKARINEVLLLVGLEESANKKISTYSGGMRQRLGIAQAILHRPELLVLDEPVSALDPIGRREMMLLLDKLKKEITILFSTHILKDAEEICDRIAIIKNGELVADKTVVQLMEEESSPVFDVEFNGNSEAWQTLLLQNKYVEKIEKVGMVYQVYTTNQKAGSEAVLSSLLQIDGEFIRVENRHQSLEEIFMEKVGK; this comes from the coding sequence ATGAAAAAATTAGAAATTCAAGGGCTAAAGAAAAAATATAATGGCAAATGGGTCATTAAAGGAATTGACCTCACTATCAATGAAAAAGAATGTGTGGCACTTATCGGTCCTAATGGGGCTGGAAAATCAACGATGATTAATATGATTGTCCAAATCTTAACACAGGATGAAGGACAAATTACTTTAGATGGTGAAAGTGCAAAATTAGTTCGAGAGAAAATTGGTTTTTTACCGCAGTATCCAGAATTTTATGGTTGGATGAGTGCGACGGAATGCCTTCATTTTATGGGAAAGCTATCTAATATGGAAAAGACGGATCTAAAAGCTCGTATTAACGAGGTCTTATTATTGGTAGGGTTAGAAGAGAGTGCAAATAAAAAAATTAGTACGTATTCAGGTGGAATGCGACAACGACTCGGGATTGCTCAAGCCATTTTGCATCGACCAGAACTCCTTGTACTAGATGAACCAGTATCTGCACTTGATCCTATTGGTCGCCGCGAAATGATGCTGCTATTAGACAAACTAAAAAAAGAGATTACTATCTTATTTTCTACACATATTTTAAAAGATGCTGAAGAAATTTGTGACCGCATTGCCATTATCAAAAATGGCGAATTAGTTGCAGATAAAACCGTAGTGCAACTTATGGAAGAAGAAAGCTCTCCGGTGTTTGATGTCGAATTTAATGGAAATAGTGAAGCTTGGCAAACGTTACTGCTTCAAAATAAATACGTGGAAAAAATTGAAAAAGTTGGAATGGTCTATCAAGTTTACACAACTAATCAAAAAGCTGGATCAGAAGCTGTTTTGAGCTCTTTATTACAAATAGATGGTGAATTTATTCGTGTTGAAAATAGACACCAAAGTTTAGAGGAAATTTTTATGGAGAAGGTGGGCAAATGA
- a CDS encoding hemolysin family protein, giving the protein MILTIKFLIIALLIAISAFFVATEFAIVKMRPSRLDQLIAEKDKRAVLARHIYNHLNAYLSACQLGITISSLGLGWLGESTVEAALHPLFSLMELPQSAITILSFTIAFLFITFLHVVVGELVPKTLAIDKTETVALAVARPLHIFYKVMFPFIWILNGSAVFIARLFGLEPASEHEIAHTEDELKIIVGESYKSGEINQSEFRYVNKIFDFDERMAKEVMIPRTEIVTVDTGSTIGELSDIMQNERYTRYPVIDGDKDHVIGVLNLKEILSAYVEHGSSPSFSIDPYVKPIIRVIETIPIKELLFRMQRERSHIAILLDEYGGTSGLVTVEDIVEEIVGDIRDEFDADEIPEIRKIKDGHYIVDAKLLIDEVNNILGTEIEEEEVDTIGGWFLTQNYEVEVGDEIDYDGFIFRVKQGEPHHIEYIEIIKKTND; this is encoded by the coding sequence TTGATATTAACCATTAAATTTTTAATTATAGCTTTACTTATTGCTATATCAGCATTTTTCGTGGCAACAGAATTTGCGATTGTTAAAATGCGACCGAGCCGTTTAGACCAATTAATTGCGGAGAAAGATAAACGTGCAGTCCTCGCTAGACATATTTACAATCATTTGAATGCTTACTTATCAGCCTGCCAACTTGGGATAACGATTAGCTCCCTTGGACTTGGTTGGTTGGGAGAATCTACGGTAGAAGCGGCGTTACATCCGTTATTTAGCTTAATGGAGCTTCCGCAATCAGCTATTACGATTCTATCCTTCACAATTGCATTTCTATTTATCACATTCTTGCACGTAGTTGTTGGGGAACTTGTACCGAAAACATTGGCGATTGATAAAACAGAGACAGTTGCACTTGCGGTAGCTCGTCCACTGCATATTTTTTATAAAGTGATGTTCCCGTTCATTTGGATTTTAAATGGTTCTGCAGTTTTCATCGCGCGTCTTTTTGGTCTAGAGCCAGCTTCTGAGCACGAAATCGCTCATACCGAGGACGAATTAAAAATAATCGTTGGTGAAAGTTATAAGAGTGGTGAAATCAACCAATCAGAATTCCGTTATGTGAATAAGATTTTTGATTTTGATGAACGTATGGCGAAAGAAGTCATGATTCCGCGAACAGAGATTGTGACCGTTGATACTGGATCTACAATCGGGGAATTATCCGACATTATGCAAAATGAACGTTATACACGATATCCAGTTATTGATGGAGATAAAGACCACGTTATCGGCGTACTTAATTTAAAAGAAATTTTATCAGCGTATGTCGAACATGGCTCGAGTCCAAGTTTTAGCATTGATCCTTACGTAAAACCAATTATTCGTGTGATTGAAACGATTCCGATTAAAGAATTGCTTTTCCGTATGCAGCGTGAACGTTCCCACATTGCTATTCTGCTTGACGAATATGGTGGTACTTCTGGACTTGTTACGGTTGAAGATATTGTAGAGGAAATCGTAGGTGATATCCGCGATGAATTTGATGCCGATGAAATTCCAGAAATTCGCAAAATCAAAGATGGACACTATATTGTAGATGCGAAACTTCTGATTGATGAAGTAAATAACATTTTAGGTACTGAAATTGAGGAAGAAGAAGTCGACACAATCGGCGGTTGGTTCTTAACACAAAATTATGAAGTAGAAGTTGGGGACGAAATTGATTATGACGGATTCATTTTCCGCGTAAAACAAGGCGAACCTCATCATATTGAATATATCGAAATCATCAAAAAAACAAATGATTAA